Proteins co-encoded in one Papaver somniferum cultivar HN1 chromosome 5, ASM357369v1, whole genome shotgun sequence genomic window:
- the LOC113283883 gene encoding protein PEP-RELATED DEVELOPMENT ARRESTED 1, chloroplastic-like, translating to MERLVVFPSSSCLLTSVLNPKTYPSFFSSQLLTVSFLPKAKPLLSFQPKKKQNPSWNLYVSYEVGGGFPEEDFGGVKTLENAEKQDPEYYKALLDGGEQVTSVLEEMIKLLEDMNMNEASEEVAVEIAAQGVIGKRVDQMESGFMMALDYMIQLAEKDDDDQRKSLLEVIKQTVLSHLTKKCPPHVQVIGLLCRTPKKESRHELLRRVAAGGGVFQTGNDGTKVQLPGANLNDIANQADDLLETMESRPVVPDRKLLARLVLIREEARNMMGGGILDERNDRGFTTLPEAEVNFLTKLVALRPGKTVEEMIRNVMLGKDEGEDKSDEDDKTNTEKIPGGITGRASVSGRTPLPVRPGMFLESVSKVLGGIYSGNVSGITAQHLEWVHQKTLLILQEIAF from the exons ATGGAGAGATTAGTGGTATTTCCTTCTAGTTCTTGTTTACTAACTTCTGTTCTGAACCCCAAAACATacccttcttttttttcttctcaactGCTCACAGTGTCATTTCTCCCCAAAGCAAAACCCCTTTTGTCCTTTCAACCTAAGAAGAAGCAAAACCCATCTTGGAATCTGTATGTAAGTTATGAAGTTGGTGGTGGATTTCCTGAAGAAGATTTTGGTGGAGTGAAAACACTAGAAAATGCTGAGAAACAAGACCCTGAATATTATAAAGCTCTTCTTGATGGTGGTGAACAAGTTACTTCTGTTCTTGAAGAAATGATTAAGCTA TTGGAAGACATGAATATGAATGAAGCATCTGAGGAGGTGGCTGTTGAGATAGCTGCACAAGGAGTTATTGGCAAGAGAGTTGATCAAATGGAGTCTGGGTTTATGATGGCTCTTGATTACATGATCCAACTGGCAGAGAAAGACGATGATGACCAG CGCAAGTCACTCTTGGAGGTTATCAAGCAGACAGTGTTATCTCATCTTACCAAAAAGTGCCCCCCACAT GTTCAAGTGATTGGTCTACTCTGTCGAACACCCAAAAAAGAAAGCAGACATGAATTGCTACGCCGAGTGGCTGCTGGAGGTGGTGTCTTTCAAACTGGGAATGATGGTACGAAAGTGCAACTTCCAGGGGCAAATTTAAATGACATAGCAAACCAGGCTGATGATTTACTAGAG ACAATGGAATCTAGGCCCGTTGTTCCTGATAGAAAACTACTTGCAAGGCTTGTTCTGATCAGAGAAGAGGCTCGGAATATGATGGGAGGTGGTATTCTAGATGAAAGGAATGACCGGGGTTTCACAACCCTCCCCGAAGCAGAG GTTAACTTTCTGACAAAGCTAGTTGCTTTGAGACCTGGGAAAACTGTTGAAGAGATGATTAGGAATGTAATGCTAGGAAAAGATGAAGGTGAAGACAAAAGTGACGAGGATGACAAAACCAATACAGAGAAGATACCTGGTGGGATTACTGGAAGG GCTAGTGTTTCTGGACGCACACCACTTCCTGTACGACCTGGCATGTTTCTGGAGTCTGTTTCCAAG GTCCTTGGTGGCATCTATTCTGGAAATGTTTCCGGCATCACAGCTCAACACCTTGAATGG GTTCATCAGAAGACACTCCTAATTCTTCAGGAAATAGCTTTCTAG